A stretch of Petrotoga mexicana DSM 14811 DNA encodes these proteins:
- a CDS encoding N-acetyltransferase gives MSSYIATSAKIDANVKIGYNAIIEEDVVIQKGTIIGNNVIIKEGSIIGENCTISDNCIVGKSPLKAKNSATTETKDLSPLILGNNVIVGACCLLYKGTKISNDVFIGDLASIREDVEIGEHTIIGKGATIENKSKIGSYVKIETEAYITAISTIEDYCFIAPEVTFTNDQFLGRTEKRKALFKGPTIKKGARIGANATILPGIIIGEDALVGAGSVVTKNLEPKKIYVGVPAREIRNVPNEELLENQTYFHP, from the coding sequence ATGTCGTCTTATATAGCTACAAGCGCTAAAATTGACGCTAACGTTAAAATAGGTTACAATGCAATAATTGAAGAAGATGTCGTTATTCAAAAAGGTACTATCATTGGAAACAATGTAATAATAAAAGAAGGCAGTATTATTGGAGAAAACTGTACAATATCGGATAATTGTATAGTAGGTAAATCGCCTCTTAAAGCTAAAAATTCTGCCACTACTGAAACAAAAGATCTTTCTCCTTTAATTTTGGGCAATAATGTAATCGTAGGAGCATGTTGCCTCTTATATAAAGGTACTAAAATATCAAATGATGTTTTTATTGGAGATTTAGCGAGTATAAGAGAAGATGTGGAAATCGGAGAACATACTATCATCGGAAAAGGAGCAACAATAGAAAATAAAAGTAAAATAGGTAGCTACGTAAAGATAGAAACAGAGGCTTACATTACAGCCATATCTACAATAGAAGATTATTGCTTCATAGCTCCGGAAGTTACCTTTACCAACGATCAATTTTTGGGAAGAACAGAGAAGAGAAAAGCGCTTTTCAAAGGTCCTACTATCAAAAAAGGGGCAAGAATAGGGGCCAACGCAACAATATTACCAGGAATAATAATTGGAGAAGATGCTTTGGTTGGTGCGGGGAGTGTGGTTACTAAAAATTTAGAACCAAAAAAAATATACGTTGGCGTTCCCGCGAGGGAAATTCGAAACGTACCAAACGAGGAATTGCTGGAAAATCAAACTTATTTTCACCCCTAA
- a CDS encoding cyclodeaminase/cyclohydrolase family protein: MLSDMSLKEFLEKLSSNEPAPGGGSAAALAGSIAASLGCMVANLTIGKKKYEEVEEEMKNLKVKFEEYRDKFLQLMEEDAEAFNEVIEALKLPKSTEEEKKARNEKIQEKTKKATLVPLQIAKDALEVMELSGVTIEKGYKMAKSDAAISLVMAKAAVEGGLYNVKINLPSIKDEDFLRDINSQIEKIEGEANTLELRLLSKANI, encoded by the coding sequence TTGTTATCTGATATGAGTTTAAAAGAATTTTTAGAAAAGCTTTCGTCCAACGAACCAGCTCCCGGGGGTGGAAGTGCAGCGGCGCTAGCGGGTTCTATAGCAGCTAGTTTGGGATGCATGGTAGCAAATTTAACTATCGGCAAAAAAAAGTACGAAGAAGTTGAAGAAGAAATGAAAAATTTGAAAGTAAAATTCGAGGAGTACAGAGACAAATTTCTTCAGCTCATGGAAGAAGATGCCGAAGCTTTCAACGAGGTAATCGAAGCCTTAAAACTTCCAAAAAGTACTGAAGAAGAGAAAAAAGCTAGAAATGAAAAAATCCAAGAAAAGACAAAAAAAGCCACACTTGTTCCTCTACAAATAGCCAAAGATGCGTTGGAAGTCATGGAACTTTCGGGGGTTACAATAGAAAAAGGTTATAAAATGGCTAAAAGTGACGCAGCTATTTCCCTTGTAATGGCTAAAGCAGCTGTTGAGGGTGGATTATACAATGTAAAAATAAATCTTCCATCGATTAAAGACGAAGATTTTCTAAGAGACATTAACAGTCAAATTGAAAAAATTGAGGGAGAAGCAAACACTCTTGAATTAAGACTGCTTTCTAAAGCTAATATATAA
- a CDS encoding sodium-translocating pyrophosphatase has product MGSLWILAIVPIIALIFASVNFRQVVVLDEGTERMQHIAKAIRIGASAFVNHELKVLSIYGIFIALALGIVVEWYVGVAFVMGAFMSALAGYIGMKIATYANVRVSNKARTEKSIGKTLKVAFQGGSVMGLSVSGLALLGLFLVYIIFGNWLGQLSAENLVIKVNWLGINYIPFTMTVSGYALGCSIIAMFDRVGGGVYTKAADMGADLVGKTELALPEDDARNPATIADNVGDNVGDVAGLGADLLESYVGAVISSIVLILYTHFLLGPQNFSYDATMRLTYYPILFISLGLISSMIGILYIILKKPSDDPHRDLNISLMTSAFLTLIITFFLSFFYLGDISATEFQNIGFRLGYFSPWLAAVIGIIDGIFMGLIAEYYTNDAYHPTKELSEFAKGGPAIVITKGLALGMESVLLPVFLLMLGILVSFEIAGLYGVAMAATGMLSFVAATVSVDSYGPIADNAGGISEMSKLPPEVREITDKLDSVGNTTAAIGKGFAIGSAALAALALFASFIYSQAGPGDGGVGHLENILILNMIDSRTIAGAIFGAALPFFFSSFLINAVVNAANKMVDEVRRQFKEIPGLMEGTTDPDYERCIRISSEGSISQIKFPALIATLTPIISGFLLGPNFVGGLLIGTTLSGVMLAIFSANSGGAWDNAKKRVEAGGVEGEGKGTDAHKATVVGDTVGDPLKDTVGPSLDILIKIMSVTALITVSIFKVYHLF; this is encoded by the coding sequence GTGGGTAGTCTATGGATTTTGGCAATAGTTCCTATTATCGCTTTAATTTTTGCTAGTGTTAACTTTAGACAAGTCGTTGTATTAGATGAAGGTACGGAGAGGATGCAACACATTGCAAAGGCTATTAGAATTGGTGCTTCCGCCTTTGTTAACCATGAGCTTAAAGTATTATCAATTTATGGTATATTTATCGCTTTAGCTTTAGGTATCGTGGTAGAATGGTATGTTGGAGTCGCTTTTGTAATGGGAGCTTTTATGAGTGCTTTAGCAGGATATATAGGTATGAAAATAGCTACTTACGCTAACGTCAGAGTTAGCAATAAGGCTCGAACAGAGAAAAGTATAGGAAAAACTTTGAAAGTTGCATTTCAAGGCGGAAGCGTTATGGGACTCAGCGTTTCTGGATTGGCTCTATTAGGTTTATTTTTAGTATACATTATTTTTGGAAATTGGTTGGGACAGCTTTCTGCAGAAAATTTGGTAATAAAAGTCAACTGGTTGGGAATAAATTACATTCCTTTTACTATGACTGTTTCAGGATACGCTCTTGGATGCTCAATAATCGCTATGTTTGATAGGGTTGGAGGAGGAGTTTACACAAAAGCTGCGGACATGGGAGCAGACTTAGTTGGAAAAACAGAATTAGCTCTACCGGAAGATGATGCACGAAATCCCGCTACTATTGCTGATAACGTCGGAGATAACGTTGGAGATGTTGCAGGACTTGGAGCTGATTTATTGGAAAGTTATGTAGGTGCCGTAATTTCATCTATAGTTCTAATATTATATACTCATTTCCTTTTGGGACCTCAAAACTTTTCTTATGATGCAACTATGAGATTAACTTACTATCCGATACTTTTTATATCGCTAGGATTAATTTCTTCGATGATTGGGATATTATACATAATCTTAAAAAAGCCTTCCGATGATCCCCATAGAGATTTAAATATCTCTTTGATGACATCGGCATTTTTAACTTTAATTATAACCTTTTTTCTTAGCTTTTTCTATTTGGGAGACATTAGCGCTACAGAATTTCAAAATATCGGTTTCAGATTGGGATACTTCTCACCTTGGTTGGCAGCTGTCATCGGTATAATAGATGGTATTTTCATGGGGCTTATAGCAGAATATTACACCAATGATGCATACCATCCTACAAAGGAATTGAGCGAATTTGCCAAAGGTGGTCCGGCTATTGTAATTACAAAGGGATTAGCATTAGGAATGGAAAGCGTTCTGTTGCCTGTTTTCCTTTTGATGTTGGGAATCCTTGTATCCTTTGAAATAGCAGGATTGTATGGGGTAGCAATGGCCGCTACGGGTATGCTTTCTTTCGTTGCAGCAACGGTTTCAGTTGACTCGTACGGTCCAATCGCAGATAATGCTGGTGGGATAAGCGAAATGTCAAAATTGCCGCCAGAGGTTAGAGAGATAACCGATAAACTAGACTCTGTGGGGAACACAACAGCTGCTATAGGAAAAGGTTTTGCTATCGGTTCCGCTGCCTTAGCGGCATTAGCTCTCTTTGCATCTTTTATTTATTCTCAAGCCGGTCCTGGAGATGGAGGAGTAGGGCATTTAGAAAATATCTTGATCTTGAACATGATAGATTCTAGAACAATAGCTGGAGCTATTTTTGGTGCTGCACTACCTTTCTTTTTTAGTTCTTTTCTAATAAATGCCGTAGTAAATGCAGCTAACAAGATGGTTGATGAGGTAAGAAGACAGTTTAAAGAAATACCTGGATTGATGGAGGGAACGACAGACCCCGATTACGAAAGATGCATCAGGATTAGTAGTGAAGGTTCGATAAGTCAAATAAAATTTCCTGCCCTTATCGCGACTTTAACCCCTATAATTTCTGGATTTTTGCTCGGGCCAAACTTTGTAGGAGGACTTTTGATAGGAACTACTCTTAGTGGTGTTATGTTAGCAATATTTTCTGCCAATTCTGGAGGTGCTTGGGATAACGCTAAAAAGAGAGTAGAAGCCGGGGGCGTCGAAGGAGAAGGAAAAGGTACGGATGCCCATAAGGCAACAGTCGTGGGGGATACAGTTGGGGATCCTTTGAAAGACACTGTTGGCCCTTCTTTGGATATACTAATCAAGATTATGTCGGTAACGGCGCTTATAACTGTTTCAATCTTTAAAGTGTATCATCTCTTTTGA
- the fabG gene encoding 3-oxoacyl-ACP reductase FabG, which translates to MKLNQKIAIVTGGSRGIGKEISRNFIKEGATVIAIAVDERPQIEENEKSDFPEDRFIYYQADITDFNTVSEIVTQIYNRYQKIDILVNNAGMAKDNFLVIMKEEDFDKVIQVNLKGTFIMTKAVAKIMRKQKFGNIISMASVVGIEGNIGQTNYSAAKAGIIGMTKSWAKELTMKGENIRVNAIAPGFVRTGMTESLKKELIEYVVENTCLKRLGEPQDIANLAVFLASDDSSFITGQVIRIDGGLRI; encoded by the coding sequence TTGAAATTAAATCAAAAGATTGCAATCGTAACAGGTGGCTCTAGAGGAATAGGAAAAGAAATATCACGGAATTTCATAAAAGAAGGAGCCACCGTAATAGCGATCGCTGTAGATGAAAGACCTCAAATAGAAGAAAACGAAAAAAGTGATTTTCCAGAAGATAGGTTCATTTATTACCAAGCAGATATAACTGATTTTAATACTGTTAGTGAAATTGTGACTCAGATATATAACAGATACCAAAAAATAGACATATTAGTAAACAATGCCGGAATGGCAAAAGATAACTTCTTGGTTATCATGAAAGAAGAGGATTTTGATAAAGTAATACAAGTAAATTTAAAAGGAACATTTATAATGACAAAAGCAGTTGCAAAGATAATGAGAAAACAAAAGTTTGGCAATATCATAAGCATGGCAAGCGTTGTAGGTATTGAAGGTAACATTGGCCAAACTAATTATTCAGCAGCAAAAGCAGGTATAATAGGAATGACAAAATCTTGGGCGAAAGAACTTACAATGAAAGGAGAAAATATCAGAGTAAACGCCATAGCACCAGGATTTGTTAGAACAGGAATGACAGAAAGTTTAAAAAAAGAATTGATAGAGTATGTTGTAGAAAATACGTGTTTAAAACGCTTGGGAGAACCTCAAGATATAGCCAACTTAGCCGTATTTTTAGCCAGTGATGATTCTTCCTTCATAACGGGACAAGTTATACGGATAGATGGTGGATTAAGAATTTAA
- the fabD gene encoding ACP S-malonyltransferase produces MRCFVFTGQGSQYLGMGKDILEKKPEYELYFDKVKNKIGLDIKSIIFGTDEKELTLTQNAQVAILTISYMKYLNALEEGLKPDVVAGHSLGEWTALLAAKMIDFEEAIEAVYYRGLYMSEAFEPGKGGMAAVIGMDLNEIEKVLSNYPNVQIANYNSPSQVVISGEMEELLISMEKLKEEGARKVVPLNVSGPFHSKFLKDAEERLRRRIEHIEFKKPTVPIVQNVTAKFETDPDIIKENVIKQITSPVRWIECVEECVKNGVDEFVEIGPTKVLTKFIKQINKNVKLLNI; encoded by the coding sequence TTGCGATGTTTTGTTTTTACAGGACAAGGATCCCAATACCTGGGTATGGGAAAGGATATATTGGAAAAAAAGCCTGAATATGAATTGTATTTTGATAAAGTAAAAAATAAGATTGGATTGGACATAAAAAGTATAATATTTGGGACTGATGAAAAAGAGCTTACCTTAACCCAAAATGCCCAAGTCGCTATACTCACAATTAGCTATATGAAATATTTGAATGCTTTAGAAGAAGGCCTCAAACCTGATGTGGTAGCTGGTCATTCTTTAGGAGAATGGACAGCACTTTTAGCCGCAAAAATGATCGATTTTGAAGAAGCAATTGAAGCGGTTTATTATAGGGGATTGTACATGAGTGAAGCCTTTGAACCGGGAAAAGGCGGTATGGCAGCGGTAATAGGTATGGATTTAAATGAGATTGAAAAAGTTTTATCCAATTATCCAAACGTCCAAATAGCCAATTACAATTCTCCCTCACAGGTTGTAATAAGTGGGGAAATGGAAGAACTTTTGATCTCTATGGAAAAGCTCAAGGAAGAAGGAGCCAGAAAGGTTGTTCCGTTGAATGTAAGCGGTCCGTTTCATTCGAAATTTCTAAAAGATGCAGAAGAAAGGTTGAGAAGAAGAATTGAGCATATAGAATTCAAAAAGCCAACGGTTCCCATTGTTCAGAATGTAACGGCAAAGTTTGAAACTGATCCTGATATCATAAAGGAAAATGTAATAAAGCAAATAACTTCACCTGTTAGGTGGATAGAATGTGTTGAGGAATGTGTAAAAAACGGTGTGGATGAATTTGTTGAAATTGGACCAACAAAAGTGCTCACAAAATTTATTAAACAAATAAATAAAAACGTTAAACTACTTAATATATAA
- a CDS encoding nitronate monooxygenase: protein MEPVKNRVTDLLKIKYPILEGGMAWVGTAKLAAAVSNAGGLGTIGSGNMDAKLLKKQIDSIREMTDKPFAVNVIMLNPHIDEVIDLIIQEKVPVAILGAGNSSKYIPMLRENGITTLAVVSSENLALRLENAGAEAIIGEGMECGGHIGDVTTMVLVPKLSSILSVPVIAAGGIANGPGAVAALSLGAEGIQMGTRFIATYECEAHENYKEKIINAGIRDTIITGQKMGHPARIIKTKFGKKIAKLESSSPEEAEEALVGSLMKAFLYGDEESGSFMAGQSAGLIDEIKSVNDVIEDVMSYILKNYDLENNVDERRR, encoded by the coding sequence TTGGAACCCGTAAAAAATAGAGTTACTGACTTATTGAAAATTAAATATCCCATATTAGAAGGCGGAATGGCATGGGTGGGTACTGCAAAATTGGCTGCGGCTGTTTCTAATGCTGGCGGATTAGGAACTATAGGTTCTGGAAACATGGATGCAAAACTTTTAAAGAAACAGATTGATTCAATAAGAGAAATGACCGATAAACCTTTTGCCGTGAACGTTATCATGCTTAATCCTCATATAGACGAAGTCATAGATCTCATAATTCAAGAAAAAGTTCCGGTTGCTATTTTGGGGGCTGGAAATTCTAGCAAATACATTCCTATGCTTAGAGAAAATGGGATAACAACCTTAGCGGTAGTCTCGTCGGAAAATCTAGCTTTGAGATTAGAAAATGCAGGGGCAGAGGCTATAATAGGTGAAGGTATGGAATGTGGTGGACACATCGGAGATGTAACTACCATGGTTTTAGTTCCAAAGCTTTCTAGCATTTTGTCGGTTCCTGTAATAGCAGCCGGTGGAATTGCTAACGGGCCTGGTGCGGTTGCAGCTTTATCCTTGGGAGCAGAAGGTATTCAGATGGGAACTCGTTTTATAGCTACATATGAATGTGAAGCCCATGAAAATTACAAAGAAAAAATAATAAATGCGGGTATTAGGGACACTATAATTACAGGTCAGAAAATGGGTCATCCAGCTCGCATAATAAAAACAAAATTCGGTAAAAAAATAGCGAAGTTAGAATCATCATCTCCTGAAGAAGCCGAAGAAGCTTTGGTAGGTAGCCTTATGAAGGCTTTCTTGTATGGTGATGAAGAAAGTGGGTCTTTCATGGCAGGGCAATCCGCTGGTTTGATCGATGAGATAAAAAGTGTTAACGATGTTATTGAAGATGTAATGTCGTATATTTTGAAAAATTATGACTTAGAAAATAATGTCGATGAAAGGAGGAGATAA
- the fabZ gene encoding 3-hydroxyacyl-ACP dehydratase FabZ produces the protein MNIEEIMKILPHRYPFLLVDGVLELNKEKIRAFKNVSINEPFFQGHFPNYPIMPGVLIVEGMAQTAGLLLLKDTDENVIPLFTGIDKARFKKEVRPGDKLVYDLEILQRKANMFKLKGIATVEEQVCAQAEIMVGIKKS, from the coding sequence ATGAATATAGAGGAAATAATGAAAATATTGCCCCATCGCTATCCTTTTTTGCTTGTTGATGGGGTGTTAGAGTTAAATAAAGAAAAGATCAGGGCTTTTAAAAACGTTAGTATTAACGAGCCTTTTTTTCAAGGCCATTTCCCAAATTATCCCATAATGCCAGGAGTACTTATTGTTGAGGGTATGGCTCAAACTGCAGGGTTATTGCTTCTGAAAGATACGGATGAGAATGTAATTCCTTTATTTACAGGTATAGATAAAGCTCGATTTAAAAAGGAAGTAAGACCTGGAGACAAACTGGTATACGATTTAGAGATTCTACAGAGGAAAGCAAACATGTTCAAGTTAAAGGGAATAGCTACTGTTGAAGAACAGGTATGTGCACAAGCAGAGATAATGGTAGGTATCAAAAAGAGTTAA
- a CDS encoding DegV family protein: MPKIGIVTDNTCDIDPKQLEEMGIGCVSLYVKWKDKFERAVDIDVDDFYEFLKTSDYIPATSQPTPQDFEKVYRKMLKDYDELISVHISEKLSGTYNSARIAAKEVDEKRIHIVESYETTWGLGYLVLELKKLIDSGDYTVEELKSFVEHFQEKVNVYFTVGSLNYLAKGGRIGKATAFVGSMLNIKPLLKLENGEIFPVKRIRGYNKIIKELTTLAMEEKGKGELKNITVEHTGSLKLGGDLLDEVVKLGIPREKIIFEPMDIIIGMHLGPDSGGIVTTWE; the protein is encoded by the coding sequence ATGCCTAAAATAGGAATAGTAACCGATAATACCTGTGATATTGATCCAAAACAATTAGAAGAAATGGGGATAGGTTGCGTTTCATTGTATGTAAAGTGGAAAGATAAGTTTGAAAGGGCTGTGGATATTGATGTAGACGACTTTTATGAGTTTTTAAAAACATCTGACTATATACCAGCCACTTCACAACCTACACCTCAAGATTTTGAAAAGGTATATAGAAAAATGTTGAAAGATTACGATGAGTTAATATCTGTCCATATTTCAGAAAAACTGAGTGGCACATATAATTCTGCTAGGATAGCCGCTAAGGAAGTAGATGAAAAAAGGATCCATATAGTGGAAAGTTATGAAACCACATGGGGTTTAGGTTATTTAGTACTCGAATTAAAAAAACTGATAGACTCAGGAGATTATACTGTAGAAGAGTTGAAAAGTTTCGTGGAACATTTTCAAGAAAAAGTGAATGTATACTTTACCGTAGGAAGTTTAAATTATCTTGCAAAAGGTGGAAGAATAGGGAAAGCAACTGCCTTTGTGGGAAGCATGTTAAACATTAAGCCATTGTTAAAACTGGAGAATGGTGAAATATTCCCCGTTAAAAGGATCAGAGGATACAATAAAATAATTAAAGAGCTTACAACGTTGGCAATGGAAGAAAAAGGCAAAGGAGAATTAAAGAATATAACCGTTGAACATACGGGAAGCTTGAAATTAGGTGGCGATTTGTTGGATGAAGTAGTTAAATTGGGAATACCAAGAGAAAAGATAATCTTTGAACCGATGGACATAATAATAGGTATGCATTTAGGACCTGATTCCGGTGGAATAGTAACTACATGGGAGTGA
- the fabF gene encoding beta-ketoacyl-ACP synthase II — protein sequence MHKVVITGMGTINPIAKNTQEFLEGLKEMRSGIDKITQFDPSDHKVKIAAEIKDFDPQEYMDKKTAKRYDRFLQLAVAASDEAIEDAGLSQDQDWRENAAVIIGSGIGGFKTLYHEFGVMNEKGPKYVSPFLIPMMIADMASGVVSIRHKLKGPNFTTVSACASAVHSIISSVMLIRSGEVDVAITGGSEAVIDPMPIAAFANMMALSQRNDEPQKASRPFDKDRDGFVMGEGAGILVLESEEHAKARGAKIYGYIAGYGMTGDAYHISQSDPEGEGAARAIKNALKMAELDPSKVDLINCHATSTPVGDNSEVKAIKKIFGEFADKPYLQSTKTLIGHTLGAAGAIELIALVIESHNHFVHGMPNLEEPDEEMKTLNIPRKTQDAKVDVILKNSFGFGGHNASLIFVKS from the coding sequence ATGCACAAAGTCGTAATAACTGGAATGGGAACAATAAACCCTATAGCAAAAAACACACAAGAATTTTTAGAAGGATTAAAAGAAATGAGAAGCGGCATAGATAAAATAACGCAGTTTGATCCCTCGGATCATAAAGTTAAGATAGCTGCTGAAATAAAAGATTTTGACCCTCAAGAATATATGGATAAAAAAACCGCCAAACGTTATGATAGGTTTTTGCAATTAGCTGTTGCTGCCTCAGATGAAGCTATTGAAGATGCCGGATTGTCTCAAGATCAAGATTGGAGAGAAAATGCTGCAGTAATAATAGGTTCAGGAATAGGCGGTTTTAAAACTTTGTATCACGAGTTTGGAGTTATGAACGAAAAAGGTCCGAAGTATGTTAGCCCCTTTTTAATACCTATGATGATTGCCGATATGGCAAGTGGAGTTGTTTCTATAAGGCATAAATTAAAAGGACCAAATTTTACAACAGTTAGTGCTTGTGCTTCTGCTGTGCACTCAATAATAAGTTCTGTGATGTTGATAAGAAGTGGAGAAGTTGATGTGGCTATAACAGGAGGCTCCGAAGCAGTTATTGATCCTATGCCAATAGCGGCTTTTGCTAATATGATGGCTCTTTCCCAAAGAAACGATGAACCTCAAAAAGCATCAAGACCTTTTGATAAAGATAGAGATGGATTTGTGATGGGAGAGGGAGCTGGGATATTAGTTTTAGAATCAGAAGAACATGCAAAGGCAAGAGGAGCCAAAATTTATGGATATATAGCAGGATATGGAATGACAGGAGATGCTTACCATATTAGTCAATCTGATCCGGAAGGTGAGGGGGCGGCAAGGGCAATAAAGAACGCCTTAAAAATGGCCGAATTAGATCCTTCTAAGGTGGATCTTATAAATTGTCATGCCACTAGTACTCCTGTTGGTGATAATTCAGAAGTAAAAGCTATTAAAAAAATATTCGGCGAATTTGCCGATAAACCGTATTTACAATCAACTAAAACTTTAATAGGACATACTTTGGGAGCTGCTGGTGCAATTGAATTAATAGCTTTAGTTATAGAAAGCCATAATCATTTTGTTCATGGAATGCCAAATTTAGAGGAACCTGATGAAGAGATGAAAACACTCAATATCCCAAGAAAGACTCAAGACGCTAAAGTGGACGTAATTTTAAAGAACTCCTTTGGTTTTGGGGGACACAATGCGTCGTTAATTTTTGTTAAATCATAA
- a CDS encoding TetR/AcrR family transcriptional regulator: protein MRRNSLEKKNKEEKMNLIMNVAEKIFVEKGYEKATMTEIAKRADLAKGTLYLYFSSKKDLYFTSVERALSTLLRSIIEKFSSCKNGFEKVVSMGETYVSFSLEYVDYYKLILNYETLEVHFDDKDPHVKKAYEKSEEIFKLLVSSVEEGIKDGSIDKRLEPLKIAMVLWSEITGMVQQVSLRETLYEKWTGLKPLQIYEYYIEVTKKMLASLS, encoded by the coding sequence ATGAGGCGAAATAGTTTGGAGAAGAAAAATAAAGAAGAAAAGATGAATTTAATAATGAATGTAGCAGAAAAAATTTTTGTGGAAAAAGGTTACGAGAAAGCTACAATGACGGAAATTGCAAAAAGAGCTGATCTTGCAAAGGGAACATTGTATTTGTACTTTTCAAGCAAAAAAGATCTATATTTTACTTCTGTTGAAAGAGCATTATCTACTTTGCTCAGGTCTATTATTGAAAAATTTTCCTCTTGTAAAAACGGTTTTGAAAAGGTTGTATCAATGGGGGAAACATACGTATCATTCAGCCTTGAATATGTTGATTATTATAAATTGATATTGAATTATGAAACCTTGGAAGTTCATTTCGATGATAAAGATCCCCATGTGAAGAAGGCATATGAAAAGAGTGAAGAGATTTTTAAATTATTAGTTAGCTCCGTTGAAGAAGGAATAAAAGATGGTTCAATAGACAAACGATTAGAACCTTTAAAGATCGCAATGGTTTTGTGGAGTGAGATAACAGGAATGGTTCAGCAAGTAAGCCTTCGAGAGACATTGTATGAAAAATGGACGGGGTTAAAACCTCTACAAATATATGAGTATTACATAGAAGTAACAAAAAAGATGTTGGCTTCTTTATCATAA
- a CDS encoding tetratricopeptide repeat protein, which translates to MRQKLVVLSFFIIFTLSTFATVFDDFVYYVDLQTMYESDDPYLKTVGGLLKRWETGLPMYVDNLQLSDLTLFPDDETTLKILKDLDPYVYLEPTELFEEALEEYPNSIIINSMYLFFNFQYWQNSLDPSVVEEIFEYSEKIEKLVGEKIPFTVYCEAQILSKSKIYNDPQKAYNDLKEIYLTYNYDKKIIESLVEISFQTNNYEIIQDLYNTYMNLKGKDSQTLLYFSKIFYNMGETEKSKEIALSLVPVSKDSSILSETYEFLGDIENNYEKRIEYYQKALSLDKENGRIMSKLGLTYYNWDKKEYAQLARYFLNGAESRNYITEETEKALKELRSRVVLEIFLKYLLPLLLGVAFALWLLYYLDKKRKIKEHNRIFKEQNNK; encoded by the coding sequence TTGAGACAAAAATTAGTTGTGTTGTCATTTTTTATTATTTTTACGTTATCGACCTTCGCAACAGTTTTTGATGATTTTGTTTACTACGTAGATCTTCAAACAATGTATGAATCGGATGACCCATATTTAAAGACAGTTGGAGGTTTGTTGAAGCGATGGGAAACGGGTTTACCAATGTACGTAGATAATTTACAACTTTCAGATCTTACGTTGTTTCCTGATGATGAGACAACCTTAAAGATATTAAAAGACTTGGACCCTTATGTTTACCTTGAACCCACCGAATTGTTTGAAGAAGCCTTAGAAGAATACCCCAATTCAATAATAATAAATTCTATGTATCTTTTTTTCAATTTCCAATATTGGCAAAATTCTTTGGACCCATCTGTAGTGGAAGAAATCTTTGAATATTCTGAAAAAATCGAAAAGCTTGTGGGAGAAAAAATTCCTTTTACTGTTTATTGTGAAGCACAAATCTTATCAAAATCTAAAATATATAATGACCCTCAAAAAGCTTATAATGATTTAAAAGAAATCTATCTGACTTACAATTACGATAAAAAAATAATTGAATCTTTGGTTGAAATAAGTTTTCAAACAAATAACTACGAAATTATACAAGACCTTTATAATACTTATATGAATTTAAAAGGGAAGGATTCTCAAACCTTACTGTACTTTTCAAAAATTTTTTATAACATGGGAGAAACAGAAAAATCAAAGGAAATAGCCCTTTCTTTAGTTCCTGTTTCAAAAGATTCATCGATTCTTTCTGAAACATACGAATTTTTAGGTGACATAGAAAACAATTACGAAAAAAGGATAGAATATTATCAAAAAGCTTTATCTCTCGACAAGGAAAACGGAAGAATAATGTCTAAATTGGGGTTAACTTACTACAATTGGGATAAAAAAGAGTATGCTCAGTTGGCAAGATACTTTCTCAACGGTGCTGAAAGTCGCAATTATATAACCGAAGAAACTGAAAAAGCTTTAAAAGAACTGAGATCGAGAGTTGTACTTGAAATTTTCCTTAAATATTTATTACCTTTGCTGTTAGGAGTAGCTTTTGCTTTATGGTTACTCTATTATTTGGATAAAAAAAGGAAGATCAAAGAACACAATCGAATCTTTAAAGAACAAAATAACAAATAG